The DNA region TGGACCCCACGGTGATGAACAACACCAAGAGCAGCAGGATTCCGAGCAATCCCAATATGAAACTGGTGAGCGCAAATCCGAAACGATTAGGGTTCGTTTTCTGAGAAAAAAAATATAAGTTAACAATGTCCAATGAAAGCGGTTAATTTTCTGGAATGACTTTTGCCCGGCCAATCCTTATACTAGAGCTTAAATCAAGGTATCCGGTCCAACCTGGTATCCAGTGTATTCAGTCCGGTGTGCACATGTCGAGGGAATCCGATTTTAGGGTTTCCATGGGGGAATCTGTAAATGACACAGCGGGACATAAAGGCCATCGTCAAGCAAATGACGTTGGAAGAAAAGGCGTCTTTGTGTTCAGGTCTGGATTTCTGGCATACAAAAGCGATTGAACGATTGGGCATCCCGTCCCTGATGGTCACGGACGGGCCGCACGGGTTGCGCAAACAAAAGGGGGCGTCCGATCACCTCGGTTTGAATGAGAGCGTTCCGGCCACGTGTTTTCCCACGGCTGTCGGGTTGGCGTCATCGTGGAATCGCGAATTGGTGGAGCGGGTCGGGGCTGCTTTGGGCTTGGAGTGTCAGGCCGAGAATGTGGCGGTGTTGCTGGGGCCCGGGGCGAATATTAAACGCTCCCCGCTATGCGGCCGCAATTTTGAGTATTTTTCGGAAGATCCGTATCTGTCATCCGAAATGGCGGCGAGCCACATTCGCGGCGTGCAAAGCCAGGGAGTCGGCGCTTCGCTCAAGCATTTTGCCGCCAACAACCAAGAACATCGCCGGATGTCGGTCGACGCCGTCATGGACGAACGCACGTTGCGGGAAATCTATCTGGCGAGTTTTGAAGGGGCTGTGAAGCAGGCACAACCCTGGACCGTCATGTGTTCGTACAACCGGGTAAACGGCGAATACGCCTCGGAGCATCCGCGGCTGTTGACGGAAGTGTTGCGGAATGAATGGGGGTTTGAAGGGGTCGTCGTTTCCGATTGGGGAGCGGTCAACGATCGGGTCAAAGCGCTGCAGGCCGGCCTCGAACTGGAGATGCCGGGCAACGGAGGCCTGGGGGACGCGAAAATTGTGCAAGCCGTGAAGAACGGCGAACTGCCGGAAGACGTGCTGGATCGGGCCGTTGAGCGTTTGCTTCGTATGATCTTCAAGGCCGTCGACAACCACAAACCCGGCGCCGTCTTTGACAGGGAGCGGCACCATGCGCTGGCGCGGGAAGCGGCGCGGGAATGCATGGTTTTGCTCAAGAACGACGGCGCCTTGCCCCTTCGCAAGGAAGGCAGGATTGCCGTCATCGGCGAATTCGCGCTGAAACCGCGCTATCAGGGAAGCGGCAGCTCGCTTGTCAATCCGACGAAGCTGGATGTGCCGCTGGAAGAGATGAAGGCGCTGGCGGGAGCGGCGGAAATCCTGTACGCGCCGGGGTACCGGGTCGAAAACGACGAGACGGACGAACGCCTGCTGCGGGAAGCGGTGGAGACCGCGAAGCGGGCGGACGTGGCCGTGGTGTTCGCCGGACTTCCCGACCGCTACGAGTCGGAAGGTTACGACCGAAAGCATCTGCAACTTCCCGCCAGTCACCGGGAACTGATTGAGGCGGTGTCCGGCGTCCAGCGCCATGTGGTGGTCGTGCTGAGCAACGGGGCGCCGGTGGAAATGCCGTGGCTTGACCGGGTGAACGCGGTGCTGGAAGGCTATCTGGGCGGACAGGCGTTTGGCGGCGCGGTGGCCGATCTGTTGTTCGGAGAAGCGAATCCGAGCGGCAAGCTGGCGGAGACGTTCCCCCGGAAGCTTTCCGACAATCCGTCCTACCTGAATTTCCCCGGCGAAGGGGATCGCGTCGAATATCGGGAAGGGCTGTTTGTCGGCTACCGGTACTATGACGCCAAGGAAATCGAGCCCCTGTTCCCGTTCGGCCACGGGCTGAGCTATACGACGTTCGCCTACGAGCGGATCGAAATCGACCGGGAGCGGATGCGGGAGCACGAAACCGCGACCGTGCGCGTGACCGTTGCCAATACCGGGAAGCGGGCGGGTCAAGAGGTGGTGCAGCTTTATGTCCGCGATCCGGAAAGTTCCGTCATCCGTCCGGTCAAGGAGCTGAAAGGTTTCGCGAAGGTGGAGTTGCTACCGGGCGAACGGAAAACCGTTACGTTCCGGCTGGATCGCCGTTCTTTCGCGTACTACGAACCGGCGATCCGGGATTGGCGGGTGGAGAGCGGCGTTTTCGACATCCTGGTCGGCGCTTCCTCGCGGGATATCCGTCTGCGCGCCACCCTTTACGTCGAATCGGACGTTCGCGTCCCCTGGGTGATTGACCGGAACACCCTGGTCGGCGACTTGCTGGCCGACGAGCGAACCGCTTCATTCATGCGGCGATGGTTGGACGAATACAACCCGTTCGGGCCGGCTTCTGCGGAAGAAACGAACGCGATGTTCGAAGCGATCATCCAGTATTTGCCGCTGCGCAACCTGCTCGTGTTCAGCGGCGGCAGGCTGACCGAAACGCAATTCGAAGCGCTTCTGGACGAACTGAACCGCCTGGTGTCCGGAGTTACGCCCTGACCGTCCGAATGTAATGGAGGAGAGGCATGAGGCCTCTCCTTTGGTTTATACGAAAGGTTGTGGATAAAAATAACATCTGATATCGGATATGAACCGTCGTATAATGGTGCTGAAAATCGGCTGGGGACAGGCGGTGACCCTGAACATGTTCCGGTGGCTGGTGCTGCCGTTTCGGCGGAGCATACGCAACAAACTGATGCTGAGCATGGTGCTCATCGCGGCCGTTCCGGTCATGGTGGTCACGTTGCTGGCCATGGAGAACGTCCGCAAATCCATGGAATATGAAATTATCCAGTCCAACCGGTCCAGGTTGATCTGGGTCGGTCAATATCTGGATGAACGGCTGCAGCGGCTGAACAACCTGATCTATTCCATTTTGTACAGCCCGGGGTATGTGGAAAATATCGAGAAGCTCGATTCCGATTCGCTCGGTCAGCAATTTGCGGCGCAAACCAGTCTGATGGATCTGCTGACGTCCACCCTGTATTCGGAAATCGACAGCTTGTCCGGGATCGAGCTGTATACGATGACCAAGCATAAATTGTTCTATGTCAGCAATTTGCAATTCTCGATCACCAACACCGACACGATCCCCGAACCGTGGAAAAAGATGTTCGACAACCGGATAGACGTGCAGATTATCAACCATCCGTCGCAACCCGACCGTTTCTATTTGATGCGGACCATCAACCGGTTTGAGGACCGGAGCAAGCAGGGCGGCATTTTGCTCGATGTGAAATGGGGCATGATGCAGAATGTGCTGGATATGGCCAATCCGGAGAAGGAAAGTTTGGTCTATATTGCGGACGGGAATGGAAACCCCTTGTATGCGCATCGCACCTCCGCCATTGATCCCGCCTCGTTTGTCCATGTGCTGCAAGGAGTGAGCGGGGCGGGAGTCGTCAAGCACGGCGGGCATTACGTGTTTTACAGCGCGCTCGAATCGTGGCATCTCCTCGTGGTGAAGATCATACCGGAAAGTCAAATTAATGAAAGCGCAAACACAACGGGGCGATACGGTTTGGTGATCGGCCTGGCCTCGGTGCTGGTTTCCGCCTGCGTGGCCATTTTGATCGCCCTGCAGACGTCCAAGCCGATTGTCAAGCTGGCCAAATCGATGCAGAAACTGAATGTGATGAAGCCGGCAAACCTTCCGGAGCATCACGGCAAACCGCGCATCGACGAGATCGGCATGCTGGAATCGAAATTTTACAGTATGACGGAACGGCTCAGGGATCACATCACGACGGAATATGTGCTCAACCTGCAAAAACGAACGGCGCAATTGAAAGCGCTGCAAGCGCAAATCAATCCGCATTTCCTGCACAATACGCTCCAGATGATCGGCGGCATGGCGCTTTCCAAATCGCCGCACGATATCTATCAGGTCATCCGGGCGCTAAGCGACATGTTCCGCTATATTGTCCGCGAGTCCGACCTGTCGACGTTGGACAAAGAGTTGTCGCATGTCCGGAACTTTATGGTGATCCAGGAACAGCGCTTTCCGCAGAAATTGCGGTTTGAAATTGACGCCGAGCCCGGATTGGCATCGTGCAAAATTCCCAAGCTGACGTTGCAGCCGATTGTCGAGAATGCGGTTCAATACGGTCTTGAGCCTCAGATCGACCACTGGCACGTCAGGATCACCTGCCGGAAAAGCGCGGAGAACGTCATCATTACGATTCAGGATAACGGAGTGGGCATGCCCCCCGATCAATTGTCGGCCTTGCAAAAGAGACTGGAGGCGAACCACGATCCGGTTTGGGAAAACGAAGAACGGATCGGGCTGCGGAATGTGAATGCGCGGATCAAGATGCATTTTGGCCCGCAGTACGGCGTTTGGATCGAAAGCAGGAAGGACGCGGGTACGAAAGTGACCATCACGATTCCCGACATCAAGGAAAGGCGGGATGAACGGTGATCAAAACGCTCATTGTCGATGATGAACCCTGGACCAGGGAAGTCATCAAACAATTCGGCTTGTGGGAGCAATTCGATATGCGGATCGTCGGGGAAGCGGACAACGGTCTGAAAGCGATCGAGATGATCCGTCTCCATCAACCTCACCTGGTCATTACGGATATGCGCATGCCGGGTGTCGACGGCGTGCAGTTGCTGCAATATCTGGATGAACATTTCGGAGGCATCAAGGTCATCGTCATCAGCGGCTACGACGATTTTGTCTATACCCGGCAAGCCATCCGCAGCAAAGTGCACGAATATTTGCTCAAGCCCGTCGATCCGCAGGAGCTCAACACGGCTCTGGGCAAATGCCGCGAGGAAATTGCCGCCCGTTTGGCGTGCATGACGCCGGGCGCCCTGGATAGCGAAACAATCGGGGTGCTCAACGGCGCCGTCAAACGAATCGCCGCGCTGCTGCTGGAAGGAGAGCGGGAAGCGCTTCATGAGGCGTTTGAAGATCTTTACCGGAAGTTTTTGCATCTGGAGCACTCGAAAGCGTTGATCAACAGGGTCTATCACGACTTGTGGAAATTGTGGGAGGAAACCGTCGTGTTGCACGGGCTGGATATCCGGGAGACGGATGTCCGCTACGATCCCACATCGGCCACCTGGAGAGCCACCATCGAGGTCCTGCAGGCGATGTACGACAAGGCGTTTGAAAAACTTCAGGAGGACCGAAAGTATCGGAACAAAATCAATCTGCTGGATGTCAGGCAATTCATTGAGCGCCATTACACGGAACCCCTGACGCTGGAAAGCATCGCCAGGTGTTTTTTTGTCAGCAAGGAATATTTGAGCCGGGCATTCAAGCAGGAAACGGGATGGAACGTCTCGGATTACATCCTGCGGCTCAGGATGGAGCGGGCAAAGGAGCTGCTGATCCGGGACCGGTTGCCGATCAAGGCCGTCGCCCGGTTTGTCGGCTACGAGGATGTCGCCTATTTCTATCGCCTGTTCAAAAAGCATTTCGGCGTGACGCCCGGTGAAATCCGAAAAGCCAACGGCCAGGTCAACAAAGTACAATGAAAGCGGTTAATTCTCTGAAATTACTTTGCCCGTGCAAATCCTTATACTGAAGCTGAAAAACGCATACAAACCGGAACAGGGAGGTCACCGGGATGAAAAAGGCAAGCCTGATTCTCGCAAGCGTTTTCCTCCTGACGGGCGTGATCCTTTCCGCTTGCGGAGGAAACGGTGAGAAAAACGAAACGCAGGCACAGGGGGCGCAGGAAAGCCAAAACGCCGAGGCGAGAGAAGTGACGCTGAAGCTGTTCATTCCGCAGCCCCGGCTGAAAGACCAGTACGACGCGTTTATTGCAAAGTTCGTCGAGAAAGAAAAAAGGGACAAAAACATCACGGTGAAGGTTCAACTGGAGATGCCCAACGCCGAAAACGCCCCGCAAATCCTGAAAACCCGTCTGGCGTCCAACGACGCGCCGGACGTCTTTACGGTGCACGCCATCAACGAAATTCCGACATTTTACAAAGCGGGCTATCTGGAAGATCTCTCGGACCAGCCGTTCGTCGACAAGCTGCTGGACAGTGTGAGGGCGTCCGTCACGATCGACGGCAAGGTGGTCGGCGTGCCCATGGAGACGCTCATGTGGGGCTACTTGTACAACAAGAAGATTTTTGCGGATCTCGGATTGACCCCGCCGATGACGCTCAGCGAAATGAAGCAGGTGGTGGAAAAGCTGAAGGCGAACAACATCACGCCATTCCTGCTCACCTACAAGGAGTCCTGGATGCCGCAGCTGTTCCTGCCGCTGTCGGTGGGCGCCCTGGTCAATACGGAAAATCCGGACTTTATCGACCGGATGTATAAAAATGAAGGTTCGTTCGCCGAAATGAAGGCCATGTTCGAGATCATCGACCTGGTGAACGCCAACGGCACGGACCGCGCCATGGAAATCGGCCCGGACGAAGGTTCCGCCCACTTCGCCCAGGGCAAGGCGGCGATGTGGGTGAACGGGCCCTGGCACGCGGAGACGATCCTGAAAGCCGACCCGAACTTTGAATTCGGCGTCGCGCCGCTGCCGATCAACGACAACCCGGACGCGACCATGATCAACCTGTCGACCTCCACGACGTTTGTCGTTTCGCCCACGAGCAAAAACAAGGACGTGGCGCTCGATTTCATCAACTACATTCTGGATGACGAAGTGTCCAACGAATTTTATCAAAGCCTGAAGTTCAACCCGGTGGCGAAAAACCACACGTTCGAAAGCTATCCGTGGGTGAACGAAGCGAGCGAGTATGTCAAGGCGGGCAAGGCGTACCAGGATCCGTCCATTCCGCAGGCCGTCAAGGACGAATCCGGAAAGGTGCTGCAGGCTTACTATACCGGCCAGGCCACGCAGGACGACGTGATCGCGGCGCTGGACAAGGCGTGGCAGGACTTCAACAAGATCAACAACCAATGACTTCGCAAGGCGGACCAAGAGAACGTGAAAATAAAGACAGCCCGGTGCTGTCTTTATTTTCACGAAATCGCCCGGAAAAGGTGAGCTCATGATCAGAAAGCATAAACGCGTCCTTTCGTTGTTGCTGTTTGTGGCGCCCGCCTTCGTTTGTTACTTTTTCTTCCTGCTCATTCCCACATTCGGGGGCATTTTCTACAGCTTCACGGACTGGAACGGATTGAACCGGACCTACCATTTCGTCGGGTTGGCCAACTTCGTGGAGGCGCTTAGGGACGACCGTTATTTCGTCCATTCCCTCTGGTTCACGTTGAAATACGTCGTCTGGATGGTCGTGCTGCAAAACGTCATCGCGCTTGCGCTGGCCGTGCTCATTGAATCGAGACTGAGATCGAAAGCCTTTTTCCGCACCGTCTTTTTCATGCCGAACATGATCAGCCTGATCATCAGCGCCTTTATGTGGATGTTCATCTTTTCCCAGGTGTTGCCCCAAATCGCGGAAAAAACGGGCCTGTCGTTCCTCGATCAGTCCTGGATCGGCGACCCGAAGTATTCGTTTTTCTCCATCCTGATCGTCTCGCTCTGGAACGGCGTCGGCTACATGATGATCATCTACATGGCCGGACTGCAGGGCGTGCCGCAGCATTTGAAAGAGGCGGCGATGATCGACGGGGCCAACGCGTTCCAGACGTTCTTTCGGGTGACGCTGCCGATGATCACGCACGCGATCACCATCTGCCTGTTCCTTACGCTGAACGGCGCGTTCAAAGTGTTCGAGGTCGTGTACGGCTTGACGGGCGGGGGACCGGGGCGAAACACCCAGGTCATCGCGCTCAACATTTACGAAGAAGCGTTTTCCAACAATTTCCGTTACGGATACGCCAGCGCCAAGGCGATGATTCTGTTCCTCCTCGTGCTGGTCATCACCGTGATTCAGGTGAGCGTCCTGAAGAAACGGGAGGTGGAAGCGTGAAGCGGCGGAAACTCTGCGATCGCGTGATCACGCTTGTCCTGGCGGTCGGGGCGGTTTATACGCTCTTTCCGGTCTACATGGCGGTGATCAACTCGTTCAAGACGCAGGGCGAAATGCTGAAATCGGTGTTGTCATTGCCCACGAAACTGCACTTTGAAAACTATACCAACGCTTTCCGTGAAATCAACATGCTCCAAAGCGCCATGAACACGGTGGTTGTGACGGTGATCGGCATTACGGGCATCATCGTCTGCGCGTCGCTTGCGGGATACAAGCTGTCCCGCACGCCGGGCAAGCTGAGCAACTTCATCTTTTTCATGTTTGTGGCGTCTATGCTGGTTCCGTTTCATTCGATCATGATTCCCTTGACCCGCATGGCCAAAAATTTGGGCTTTCAGGGAACCACTTACGGGCTGGCGTTTATCTATGTCGGTCTGGGCGTCAACATGGCCATCTTCCTGTATCACGGCTTCGTCAAATCGGTGCCGCGGGAGCTCGAGGAATCCGCCCGCATGGACGGCTGCGGCGAATTGCAGACCTTCGTGCGCATCATTTTCCCGTTGCTGCTGCCGATCACGGTGACCATCGCGATTCTGGATTTGCTGTGGATCTGGAACGACTTTTTGCTGCCGTTGCTCATGCTGACGGACGTGAAGCGTTACACGTTGATTCTGGCGACGAACATGCTGTTTGGCGAGTACAACAACGACTGGTCGCTCATTCTGGCCTCGCTGGTGCTGACGGCCATTCCCGTGGTCGTTTTCTACGCCTTCTTTCAGAAATACATCATGCAGGGGATCACGGAGGGGGCCATCAAGGGTTAGCGGTCCGGCCGGGGTCCGGCCATGATCCGGTCATGATCCGGCCAGGGCCAGACTATGGTCCGGTCAGGGGCCGGCCCTGGTCCGGCCAGGCTGGGGTCATGCCCGGCAAAAGGCCGGTGGCCGCTCCCGCGCCCATCGGTCCGTGAAGCAAGGGGGGAAGATTCGATGGATCGGTTGTTGTATGGGGTCGCCTATTACGACGAATATATGCCCTACGACCGCTTGCAAAAGGACATTGAGATGATGAAAGAAGCGGGCATCAACGTGGTGCGGATCGCCGAATCCACGTGGAGCACGTACGAGCCGCAGAAGGGCGTCTTCGATTTCCGCTCCGTCGACCGGGTGCTGGACGCGATGCACGAAGCGGGCATCCGGGTCATCGTGGGCACCCCGACGTACGCCGTACCGACGTGGCTCGTGAAAGAGTACCCCGACGTGCTGGCGGAAACGCCGAACGGCCGGGGCAAGTACGGGCCCCGCCAGATCATGGACATCACCCATCCGGCTTACCTGTTTTATGCCGAGCGCATCATTCGGAAGCTGCTGGAGCGGGTGAAGGATCATCCGGCGGTGATCGGGTACCAGACGGACAACGAAACGAAACATTACCATACGGCCGGTCCGAATGTGCAGCTGCAGTTTGTGAAGTATTTGCGGGATACGTTCGGTTCGCTGGAGGAGATCAACCGCCGGTTCGGGCTCGACTACTGGAGCAACCGCATCAACAGCTGGGAGGATTTCCCCTCCGTCGTCGGCACGATCAACGGCAGCCTCGGGGCGGAATTCGCCAAATTCCAGCGGAAGCTCGTCGCCGATTTCCTGGCCTGGCAAGTGCGCATCGTCAACGAATATAGGCGGCCGGACCAGTTCGTCACGCAAAACTTCGATTTTGAATGGCGCGGTTACTCGTACGGCGTGCAGCCGGACGTGAACCATTTCGAAGCTTCGAAGCCTTTCGACGTGGTGGCGGTCGATATTTACCATCCTTCGCAGGACCGGCTGACCGGCATCGAAATTTCATTCTGCGGCGACATGGCCCGCTCCCTGAAAGGTTCGAACTATCTGGTGATGGAGACGCAGGCGCAAGGCTTCCCCCAATGGGTGCCCTACCCGGGGCAACTGCGGCTGCAGGCGTTCAGCCACCTGGCGTCGGGGGCCAACATGGTGGCCTACTGGCACTGGCACTCCATCCACAATTCGTTCGAGACGTATTGGAAAGGCTTGCTCAGCCACGATTTCGAGCCGAATCCCGTCTACCGGGAAGCGCAGACGATCGGGCGGGACTTCGCCCGGCTGTCCGACCGGCTGGTCAACCTGAAGAAGACCAACCAGGTCGCCATGCTGGTAAGCAACGAGGCGCTGACGGGGCTGGAATGGTTCAGACTGCCCGGCGGGAAGTACAATTATAACGATATCGTCAGGCGGATGTACGATCCCCTCTACAAGATGAACGTGGGCGTCGATTTCGTGCATCCCGGTTCGGAGGATCTGGAACGTTACCGGCTCCTCGTCGTTCCGGCGCTCTACGCCGCTTCCGATTCGCTGCTTCGGCGTCTGAACGAATACGTGGCCAACGGGGGGCATGTCGTCTACACGTTCAAGAGCGGCTTCGCCGATGAATATCTGAAAGTCAGGACAGGCGTGCAGCCAGGGATCATCGGAGAGGCTTGCGGCATCACCTACAGCCTGTTTGTCGAGCCCGTCGGCGTCACGTTGAAGGACGATCCGTTCGGCGTCGGGCGGGAACATCATGGCATTGAAGCGTGGATGGAGCTGATCACGCCGACGACGGCGGAAGTGCTGGCATACTACGACCATCCGTACTGGGGCGACTATGCGGCGATTACGCGCAACCGGTACGGAAAAGGCGTCGCCATGTATGTGGGATGCCTGGCGAGTGAAGCGGTCATGGCCAAGGTGCTGGAACTGGCCGTGAAAGAGGCCGGGCTTTGGGGAGCGGATCAGGAACTGCGCTTCCCCCTGATCGTGAAATCCGGCGTGAATCAATACGGCAACACGATTCGATATTACTTCAACTATTCCCGTAATCCGGTCGCTTTCCCTTATCGGTACGGCGATGCGGTCGAGCTTTTGTCGGGGCAAACGAT from Bacillus thermozeamaize includes:
- a CDS encoding ABC transporter permease, whose product is MIRKHKRVLSLLLFVAPAFVCYFFFLLIPTFGGIFYSFTDWNGLNRTYHFVGLANFVEALRDDRYFVHSLWFTLKYVVWMVVLQNVIALALAVLIESRLRSKAFFRTVFFMPNMISLIISAFMWMFIFSQVLPQIAEKTGLSFLDQSWIGDPKYSFFSILIVSLWNGVGYMMIIYMAGLQGVPQHLKEAAMIDGANAFQTFFRVTLPMITHAITICLFLTLNGAFKVFEVVYGLTGGGPGRNTQVIALNIYEEAFSNNFRYGYASAKAMILFLLVLVITVIQVSVLKKREVEA
- a CDS encoding sugar ABC transporter substrate-binding protein is translated as MKKASLILASVFLLTGVILSACGGNGEKNETQAQGAQESQNAEAREVTLKLFIPQPRLKDQYDAFIAKFVEKEKRDKNITVKVQLEMPNAENAPQILKTRLASNDAPDVFTVHAINEIPTFYKAGYLEDLSDQPFVDKLLDSVRASVTIDGKVVGVPMETLMWGYLYNKKIFADLGLTPPMTLSEMKQVVEKLKANNITPFLLTYKESWMPQLFLPLSVGALVNTENPDFIDRMYKNEGSFAEMKAMFEIIDLVNANGTDRAMEIGPDEGSAHFAQGKAAMWVNGPWHAETILKADPNFEFGVAPLPINDNPDATMINLSTSTTFVVSPTSKNKDVALDFINYILDDEVSNEFYQSLKFNPVAKNHTFESYPWVNEASEYVKAGKAYQDPSIPQAVKDESGKVLQAYYTGQATQDDVIAALDKAWQDFNKINNQ
- a CDS encoding glycosyl hydrolase — translated: MTQRDIKAIVKQMTLEEKASLCSGLDFWHTKAIERLGIPSLMVTDGPHGLRKQKGASDHLGLNESVPATCFPTAVGLASSWNRELVERVGAALGLECQAENVAVLLGPGANIKRSPLCGRNFEYFSEDPYLSSEMAASHIRGVQSQGVGASLKHFAANNQEHRRMSVDAVMDERTLREIYLASFEGAVKQAQPWTVMCSYNRVNGEYASEHPRLLTEVLRNEWGFEGVVVSDWGAVNDRVKALQAGLELEMPGNGGLGDAKIVQAVKNGELPEDVLDRAVERLLRMIFKAVDNHKPGAVFDRERHHALAREAARECMVLLKNDGALPLRKEGRIAVIGEFALKPRYQGSGSSLVNPTKLDVPLEEMKALAGAAEILYAPGYRVENDETDERLLREAVETAKRADVAVVFAGLPDRYESEGYDRKHLQLPASHRELIEAVSGVQRHVVVVLSNGAPVEMPWLDRVNAVLEGYLGGQAFGGAVADLLFGEANPSGKLAETFPRKLSDNPSYLNFPGEGDRVEYREGLFVGYRYYDAKEIEPLFPFGHGLSYTTFAYERIEIDRERMREHETATVRVTVANTGKRAGQEVVQLYVRDPESSVIRPVKELKGFAKVELLPGERKTVTFRLDRRSFAYYEPAIRDWRVESGVFDILVGASSRDIRLRATLYVESDVRVPWVIDRNTLVGDLLADERTASFMRRWLDEYNPFGPASAEETNAMFEAIIQYLPLRNLLVFSGGRLTETQFEALLDELNRLVSGVTP
- a CDS encoding sugar ABC transporter permease, with translation MKRRKLCDRVITLVLAVGAVYTLFPVYMAVINSFKTQGEMLKSVLSLPTKLHFENYTNAFREINMLQSAMNTVVVTVIGITGIIVCASLAGYKLSRTPGKLSNFIFFMFVASMLVPFHSIMIPLTRMAKNLGFQGTTYGLAFIYVGLGVNMAIFLYHGFVKSVPRELEESARMDGCGELQTFVRIIFPLLLPITVTIAILDLLWIWNDFLLPLLMLTDVKRYTLILATNMLFGEYNNDWSLILASLVLTAIPVVVFYAFFQKYIMQGITEGAIKG
- a CDS encoding beta-galactosidase; amino-acid sequence: MDRLLYGVAYYDEYMPYDRLQKDIEMMKEAGINVVRIAESTWSTYEPQKGVFDFRSVDRVLDAMHEAGIRVIVGTPTYAVPTWLVKEYPDVLAETPNGRGKYGPRQIMDITHPAYLFYAERIIRKLLERVKDHPAVIGYQTDNETKHYHTAGPNVQLQFVKYLRDTFGSLEEINRRFGLDYWSNRINSWEDFPSVVGTINGSLGAEFAKFQRKLVADFLAWQVRIVNEYRRPDQFVTQNFDFEWRGYSYGVQPDVNHFEASKPFDVVAVDIYHPSQDRLTGIEISFCGDMARSLKGSNYLVMETQAQGFPQWVPYPGQLRLQAFSHLASGANMVAYWHWHSIHNSFETYWKGLLSHDFEPNPVYREAQTIGRDFARLSDRLVNLKKTNQVAMLVSNEALTGLEWFRLPGGKYNYNDIVRRMYDPLYKMNVGVDFVHPGSEDLERYRLLVVPALYAASDSLLRRLNEYVANGGHVVYTFKSGFADEYLKVRTGVQPGIIGEACGITYSLFVEPVGVTLKDDPFGVGREHHGIEAWMELITPTTAEVLAYYDHPYWGDYAAITRNRYGKGVAMYVGCLASEAVMAKVLELAVKEAGLWGADQELRFPLIVKSGVNQYGNTIRYYFNYSRNPVAFPYRYGDAVELLSGQTIRSGQTVTLQPWGVLILEERQTTE